The genomic stretch ttgttttccCCTTCAAAGACTTATCTAAGACTGAGCTCCTGAAAACGTTGTTGAAATGCAAATTAAGCTATACGAAGTTCTTTGACAAATATCCTTTCTTGCAATAAATTATTTGGACATTAAAAAGAGCACAACTGTTCTCTTTAATGGCATTCCTGCTTAAATTGATTATTGTgttatttttcctatttatttACTGCATTTGGCCTGGTTTCTTAGAGTTCAATTGGTAAATTTATGGGCAAAAGTGATCCTGCTGGACTATACTTCTTTTCTTGCCTATACCCTGCCTGCATGTTAAGGTAAATTGTTTGTATGCCATGAGTCCTTTTGTGAGTAGGACAATGTGATTATTAGTCAACCTAGTCCCTCTGTTATATATAGCgtttttggctttttttttttttgtcaggaTGCATTTTATTGAATCTCAATTGGGATGATGCTCCAGCTTTGAGGATGCATACCCGGGAATGTGATGCTTATTACTAGCAAATAGTGTTTTGTTGCATTGGCAAGTTGTATCCGAAATTGAGTAGCTAGACTTACAAATGACGTCTGAATCAAGATGGTTTGTTGACAGGGCAAAACAACAGAATCTTGCATAATTTACTACTTAAATTAAACATAATGGTTCGTGGGAGAGATGCCTGTTGGGAACATTGTGTTCTAGTTGATGCAACTAGGCAAAAGGTTAGGTGTAATTACTGTCAGAGGGAGTTCAGCGGAGGAGTTTACCGGATGAAGTTTCATTTGGCACAGATAAAGAACAAGGATATAGTTCCATGCAGTGAAGTACCAAACCATGTTCGGGACCATATACAAACTATACTCAGCACACCCAAGAAACAGAAGACTACTAAGAAACAGAAGGTGGATCAAGTTGCCAATGGTCAGCAGCATAGCTCTTCAGCTAGTGGTGGTGTCCATCCCAACCATGGATCAAGTGGACACAATGATAGCACTAGCCCTTCTTTGTTATTCCCACGCTCTTCTCCAAGTGCACAACCAACAATTGATAATGCTCAAAACCAAAAGCATGACTATGCTGATATAAAAATTGCTGCCTTTTTCTTTCAGAATTCCATTCCCTTTAGTGCTGCCAAATCAACATATTACCAGGAAATGGTGGATGCTATAGCGGAATGTGGGGTGGGCTACAAAGCACCAAGTTATGATAAGTTAAGGTGTAGCCTCTTGGATAAAGTAAAGGCTGATATAAACGTGACTTACAACAAActaaaaaatgagtggaaagaAATGGGTTGTACACTCTTGTGCGATTGCTGGTCCGATGGTAGGAGCAAAACGCTTGTAGCTTTTTCTGTTACATGTCCCAGAGGAACATTATTTCTTAGGTCCATTGATATATCTGGCCATGCAGATGATGCTCATTATTTGTTTGATCTTCTTGAATCTGTAGTTCTGGAAGTTGGTGTCGAGAATGTTGTTCAAGTGATAACAGAAAGCACTGTTAGTTATATCTATGCAGGCAGGCTTCTCATGGAAAAATATCCTTCATTGTTCTGGTCTCCATGTGCTTCACATTGTATAAACAAGATGTTGGAAGATTTTAGTAAGCAAGATTGGGTGAACAGAGTCTTGGAAGAAGCAAATACCATCACAAAATACATATACAGTAATGACTCGATTCTTGCTATGATAAAAAAGTTTACTTCTGGAGCGGAACTAATTAGGCCAAAATTTTCAGGAGTTGTAGCTCATTTCCTCTCTTTGAGGTCCCTTGTGATTCAAGAGGATAATTTGAAGCACATGTTCTCTCATACAGAGTGGTTATCATCCTTGGACAGTAGGCAGTCTGAAGCTCAAGCCGTCATTTCACTGTTGCACCTAGAGAGATTCTGGAAGGCTGCCCATGAAGCTGTTGCAGTATCTGAACCACTAGTTAAGATCTTGAGAATTGTAGATGGGGACATGCCTGCCATGGGCTACATATATGCAGCAATGGAGAGGGCTAAAATTAGCATTAAGACATACTATAGAAGTTTGGAGGAAAAATACGTGCCAATGTGGGAAATAATCGACAGAAGATGGTACATGCAACTTCATTCCCCACTTCATGCAGCAGCTGCATTCCTTAATCCTTCTGTATTCTACAGCCCTACCTTTAGGATTGACTCAAGGGTGAGGAATGGTTTTCAAGAAGCCATGATAAAGATGGCTACAGAGGAAagggacaagattgaaatcacTAAAGAACACCCTATATATGTAAATGCTC from Coffea eugenioides isolate CCC68of chromosome 8, Ceug_1.0, whole genome shotgun sequence encodes the following:
- the LOC113781130 gene encoding uncharacterized protein LOC113781130 isoform X2; protein product: MVRGRDACWEHCVLVDATRQKVRCNYCQREFSGGVYRMKFHLAQIKNKDIVPCSEVPNHVRDHIQTILSTPKKQKTTKKQKVDQVANGQQHSSSASGGVHPNHGSSGHNDSTSPSLLFPRSSPSAQPTIDNAQNQKHDYADIKIAAFFFQNSIPFSAAKSTYYQEMVDAIAECGVGYKAPSYDKLRCSLLDKVKADINVTYNKLKNEWKEMGCTLLCDCWSDGRSKTLVAFSVTCPRGTLFLRSIDISGHADDAHYLFDLLESVVLEVGVENVVQVITESTVSYIYAGRLLMEKYPSLFWSPCASHCINKMLEDFSKQDWVNRVLEEANTITKYIYSNDSILAMIKKFTSGAELIRPKFSGVVAHFLSLRSLVIQEDNLKHMFSHTEWLSSLDSRQSEAQAVISLLHLERFWKAAHEAVAVSEPLVKILRIVDGDMPAMGYIYAAMERAKISIKTYYRSLEEKYVPMWEIIDRRWYMQLHSPLHAAAAFLNPSVFYSPTFRIDSRVRNGFQEAMIKMATEERDKIEITKEHPIYVNAQGALGTEFALKGRTLNAPGDWWAGYGYEIPTLQRAAIRILSQPCSSHWCRWNWSTFENMHNNRRFRAELDKSSDLVFVHCNLWLQAISRSRDGKNRPINFDEVDVSSEWPTESEACSPLFDDAWLDYLHPESRANIANDDE
- the LOC113781130 gene encoding uncharacterized protein LOC113781130 isoform X1, with the translated sequence MVRGRDACWEHCVLVDATRQKVRCNYCQREFSGGVYRMKFHLAQIKNKDIVPCSEVPNHVRDHIQTILSTPKKQKTTKKQKVDQVANGQQHSSSASGGVHPNHGSSGHNDSTSPSLLFPRSSPSAQPTIDNAQNQKHDYADIKIAAFFFQNSIPFSAAKSTYYQEMVDAIAECGVGYKAPSYDKLRCSLLDKVKADINVTYNKLKNEWKEMGCTLLCDCWSDGRSKTLVAFSVTCPRGTLFLRSIDISGHADDAHYLFDLLESVVLEVGVENVVQVITESTVSYIYAGRLLMEKYPSLFWSPCASHCINKMLEDFSKQDWVNRVLEEANTITKYIYSNDSILAMIKKFTSGAELIRPKFSGVVAHFLSLRSLVIQEDNLKHMFSHTEWLSSLDSRQSEAQAVISLLHLERFWKAAHEAVAVSEPLVKILRIVDGDMPAMGYIYAAMERAKISIKTYYRSLEEKYVPMWEIIDRRWYMQLHSPLHAAAAFLNPSVFYSPTFRIDSRVRNGFQEAMIKMATEERDKIEITKEHPIYVNAQGALGTEFALKGRTLNAPGDWWAGYGYEIPTLQRAAIRILSQPCSSHWCRWNWSTFENMHNNRRFRAELDKSSDLVFVHCNLWLQAISRSRDGKNRPINFDEVDVSSEWPTESEACSPLFDDAWLDYLHPESRGNSFANYENLN
- the LOC113781130 gene encoding uncharacterized protein LOC113781130 isoform X3 is translated as MVRGRDACWEHCVLVDATRQKVRCNYCQREFSGGVYRMKFHLAQIKNKDIVPCSEVPNHVRDHIQTILSTPKKQKTTKKQKVDQVANGQQHSSSASGGVHPNHGSSGHNDSTSPSLLFPRSSPSAQPTIDNAQNQKHDYADIKIAAFFFQNSIPFSAAKSTYYQEMVDAIAECGVGYKAPSYDKLRCSLLDKVKADINVTYNKLKNEWKEMGCTLLCDCWSDGRSKTLVAFSVTCPRGTLFLRSIDISGHADDAHYLFDLLESVVLEVGVENVVQVITESTVSYIYAGRLLMEKYPSLFWSPCASHCINKMLEDFSKQDWVNRVLEEANTITKYIYSNDSILAMIKKFTSGAELIRPKFSGVVAHFLSLRSLVIQEDNLKHMFSHTEWLSSLDSRQSEAQAVISLLHLERFWKAAHEAVAVSEPLVKILRIVDGDMPAMGYIYAAMERAKISIKTYYRSLEEKYVPMWEIIDRRWYMQLHSPLHAAAAFLNPSVFYSPTFRIDSRVRNGFQEAMIKMATEERDKIEITKEHPIYVNAQGALGTEFALKGRTLNAPGDWWAGYGYEIPTLQRAAIRILSQPCSSHWCRWNWSTFENMHNNRRFRAELDKSSDLVFVHCNLWLQAISRSRDGKNRPINFDEVDVSSEWPTESEACSPLFDDAWLDYLHPESRGSR